A single genomic interval of Planktothrix tepida PCC 9214 harbors:
- a CDS encoding Ig-like domain-containing protein gives VNNPNNGTVNLNPDTGEVVFTPTPSYIGPASFEYTVNDGNGGISTATVNITVDELPNQPPILVDDTATTQQDTPVTLTPLNNDTDPEGDNLIIESVN, from the coding sequence GTTAATAATCCTAATAACGGTACAGTTAACTTAAATCCTGATACTGGAGAAGTTGTCTTTACGCCTACACCCAGTTATATTGGGCCTGCAAGTTTTGAATATACTGTCAATGATGGAAACGGGGGAATTAGCACCGCAACTGTTAATATTACTGTTGATGAACTTCCTAACCAACCGCCTATTCTTGTTGATGATACTGCTACAACTCAACAAGATACTCCTGTCACCTTAACCCCTCTAAATAACGATACTGACCCAGAAGGTGATAATTTAATTATTGAATCCGTTAATA